A region from the Gallaecimonas xiamenensis 3-C-1 genome encodes:
- a CDS encoding SDR family NAD(P)-dependent oxidoreductase, giving the protein MFQHLPKGCNALVIGASQGIGRALCAQLASHPQVNQLYAASRSGQSAHGIAVSADICTQEGRQALVKALGGAPLHLLINTVGRLHGEGLAPEKRLESLTEAAFMDSIRVNALAQALTVQALLPHLAAAGQALIGHLSARVGSIGDNHLGGWYSYRAAKAAQNQLNRTLAVELGRRHPGVLLLTLHPGTTDTALSRPFGQNVPPERLFSPQRAAGQLLAILEVAGPQAHGGFWAWDGSAIPW; this is encoded by the coding sequence ATGTTCCAGCATCTTCCCAAGGGCTGCAATGCCTTGGTGATAGGCGCCAGCCAAGGCATAGGCCGGGCCCTTTGCGCCCAGTTGGCCAGCCACCCCCAGGTGAACCAGCTGTATGCCGCCAGCCGTTCTGGCCAAAGTGCCCATGGCATCGCCGTCAGTGCCGACATCTGTACCCAAGAGGGCAGGCAGGCCTTGGTCAAGGCTTTGGGGGGCGCACCTTTGCATCTACTCATCAACACGGTCGGGCGCCTGCACGGCGAGGGGCTGGCGCCGGAAAAGCGCCTGGAGTCCCTGACCGAGGCTGCCTTTATGGACAGCATCAGGGTCAACGCCTTGGCCCAGGCGCTGACGGTACAAGCGCTGCTACCCCATCTCGCCGCCGCCGGCCAGGCCCTTATCGGCCACCTGTCGGCCCGGGTTGGGTCCATCGGCGACAACCATCTGGGGGGCTGGTACAGCTACCGGGCCGCCAAGGCTGCCCAGAACCAGCTTAACCGCACCCTGGCAGTGGAGCTGGGCCGGCGCCACCCTGGGGTGTTGTTGCTGACCCTGCATCCGGGCACTACCGATACTGCTCTGTCCCGCCCCTTTGGCCAGAATGTGCCGCCTGAGCGGCTTTTCAGCCCGCAGCGGGCGGCCGGGCAGCTGTTGGCCATTTTGGAAGTGGCTGGCCCACAGGCCCATGGCGGCTTTTGGGCTTGGGACGGCAGCGCCATTCCCTGGTAA